One segment of Meriones unguiculatus strain TT.TT164.6M chromosome X, Bangor_MerUng_6.1, whole genome shotgun sequence DNA contains the following:
- the Mmgt1 gene encoding ER membrane protein complex subunit 5 isoform X2, with protein sequence MAPSLWKGLVGVGLFALAHAAFSAAQHRSYMRLTEKEDESLPIDVFMLYHKHVGQKTVNKSEFSSTMWVPMEKKKNLRSSGLVASVLTLSVIPLAQYFLLKMKFKPFHQDGTKSEEGSSSCPSQSRSQRS encoded by the exons ATGGCGCCATCGCTATGGAAGGGGCTTGTAGGCGTCGGCCTGTTTGCCCTAGCCCACGCTGCCTTTTCAGCTGCGCAGC ATCGTTCTTATATGCGACTAACAGAAAAGGAAGATGAATCACTACCAATAGAT gtgttcaTGTTATATCACAAGCatgtaggtcagaagacagtcAACAAGAGTGagttctcttctaccatgtgggtcccaatggaaaaaaaaaaaaatctcaggtcatcaggcttggtggcaagtgtcctCACCCTCTCAGTCATTCCACTGGCCCAATACTTCCTTCTAAAAATGAAGTTTAAGCCTTTTCACCAAGATGGCACCAAAAGCGAAGAAGGAAgctcctcctgcccttcccaAAGCCGAagccaaagaagctaa